The window TCATGGAGAGAATCACAGCTTAAAGGGTTGCACAATTTTCTCgttgaaaaagaggaagaaatttTGAGGGCCCTCAAGCATGATTTGGGGAAGCATTACGTGGAGGCTTTTAGAGACGAGGTGTgtgtttgatattattttatgtgaATCATGAATATGAATCATCCTAGACTAGTCCTCCTGTTGTTAAATTCTACTTGGGACTTTTGCTACTGTTAGCAAATTGTACACCTCTTTTAATTTTCGTTTCTAAATTAATCCATGATGATTAATTACTCGCAGGTTGGAACATTAATGAAGACCTTAAACTTGGCAAGCAAGTCTTTGAAAAATTGGATGGCAGGCAAAGAGGTGAGGTAGCTCAAAGACCTTGTGaacaagaatattttttatttttttatttccatgaCTAACTTTGATGTTTGTCACAGGCAAAGCTGCCACGAATAGCACTGCTTTCAAGTGCAGAGATAGTTCCTGAGCCACTTGGTCTTGTTCTCATAATCTCATCATGGAACTTTCCCTTTGGTGAGttaattcaaaatgaaatgTTTAGGGTTCTTCTAAAAGTTGCTTTTAGGATCTCTTAAAAAGATCCACGTCGACGAGTGATATAGctgaattaaaatattataaataaacagAATCATTACCACCAGATCAAGTAAGTTAATGTTTGGTTTTATAAAACAGGACTTTCCTTGGAGCCACTGATAGGAGCAATAGCTGCTGGAAACAGTGTGGTTCTAAAGCCTTCAGAGTTGTCCCCTACTTGCTCTTCTCTTTTAGCCACTTTCCTCCCAACTTACTTGGACAATAATGCCATTAAGGTCATCCAAGGTGGACCAGAAGTGGGGGAGCTACTCTTGCAGCAAAGATGGGACAAGATTTTCTTCACAGGTTAACCTTTCTCAATCATATATAATCTTTTCCATCATCTTCTTATTTAACTCAAAACCtttgatgagatttttttttaacgtaTGACATCAATACTAGGAAGTGCAAGGGTAGGGCGGATTGTTATGTCTGCAGCAGCTGTGCATCTGACGCCTGTGACTTTGGAGTTAGGTGGAAAATGCCCAGCCATAATTgattctctttcttcttcttgggACAAAGAGGTGGATACTCATTCAATCTTGTCACATCACatggcaaaaaaagaaaaaataaagttctattttattttattttgtgtgatCGGGGCCCTTAAAATTAAGTCgattacatatttatataataattatatgtaaACTTGTGGCCCAAAAAAATTGCTAACTGGAAGTTTCTTTTGTTGAATGAACCACAAGGTGGCTGTGAAGCGAATTTTGGTGGCAAAATTTGGGGCTTGTGGGGGACAGGCATGCATAGCAATCGATTATGTCCTTGTGGAGAAGAGCTTCAGTTCTACATTGGTACGAAGCTTCAAAGAATTTCGACCTTTTGTTATTTTGATATTGAAGCATGGctctactctttttttttttctttttctttaggtGACATTAATGAAGGAATGGATTAAGAAACTGTTTGGAGAAAACCCCAAGGTGTCCAACACTATTGCAAGGATagttaataaaaatcatttcatgAGACTCAAGAATCTTCTCACTGAGCCAAGGGTCAAAGAATCGGTGGTTTATGGTGGTTCAATGGATGAAAATGACTTGTGAGTATTactctctttcctttttttgctacCAAGTACTCTCTTTTCTTAGTTGCTAGCTTCCAAGTTTTTCCATATGTCGCATATGATCCTGTGCAGTTCACTTCCCACCTTAATGGGACAGACCAATTTTCTTTCACATTACTATCACCTTATAAATTTTGTACAGATTTATTGAACCGACAATATTGCTGGATCCGCCACTTGATTCAGCAATCATGGCTGAAGAAATCTTTGGCCCTGTACTTCCAATTATCACCGTaagatgcaaaaaaaaaatattttaccttTAGTTTCTCATTAATAGTCCGGGAATGTGGCAAGTGaagttttatttgtattttcctGGCTTTTGCAGGTGGAGAAGATTGAAGAGAGTGTTGAGTTCATAAGCTCAAGGCCTAAAG of the Glycine max cultivar Williams 82 chromosome 13, Glycine_max_v4.0, whole genome shotgun sequence genome contains:
- the ALDH3J3 gene encoding aldehyde dehydrogenase family 3 member F1, which produces MKYTGEALGRDLENVRKYYGSGKTKEASWRESQLKGLHNFLVEKEEEILRALKHDLGKHYVEAFRDEVGTLMKTLNLASKSLKNWMAGKEAKLPRIALLSSAEIVPEPLGLVLIISSWNFPFGLSLEPLIGAIAAGNSVVLKPSELSPTCSSLLATFLPTYLDNNAIKVIQGGPEVGELLLQQRWDKIFFTGSARVGRIVMSAAAVHLTPVTLELGGKCPAIIDSLSSSWDKEVAVKRILVAKFGACGGQACIAIDYVLVEKSFSSTLVTLMKEWIKKLFGENPKVSNTIARIVNKNHFMRLKNLLTEPRVKESVVYGGSMDENDLFIEPTILLDPPLDSAIMAEEIFGPVLPIITVEKIEESVEFISSRPKALAIYAFTKNQTLQRRLVSETSSGSLVFNDAILQYVADTLPFGGVGECGFGKYHGKFSFDAFSHHKAVARRSYLTDFWFRFPPWTLNKLQLLEVSYNLDYLGILLVLLGLKKSKRSLFQACN